GGGGGAGGGTGGTAAGAGTGCCCCCATTAGTGGGTGCCTGGGTCTCCAGTGCTCTGTGCAGAGAGAAGTGACAACCCTGTCCTGTTCTTACCACTTGGTGAAGTACAGAGCCCCGATTCAGCCAACACCCCCTTCTGCTTCTTATTGAATTTCCCATTCATTTTATCTCTAAAAGTTCAGTTATATATCACATGATTCAAtgagaaattaaataaatcaccCTGCTCACCTTCTTTCTGGATAGTGAACATgttgctcctcttcctcacactgccggttggagtttgtacctcacaggtataattcccagaatcctccagctgagctgaggggactccatattggttggatgaactgaatccctgcacattgtgcccatttctgtagaaagcaaactgtagctctgtagtctctctgtgtgggctgagatCTGTGTCACATGTTATCGTCATGTTTTCTCCTCGATTCACTGGATATTCTGACTGTTTAATTTGTGGCCAAGAGAACAGTTCTGTAGTAAAGAGAAATACTATTGTTGTCATTGTTTAATGCCATTGGTTCCATAAGAGTTTCTGGAGAATGTTGTGATTATGAAGCACTGATATGAGCTTTACTTAGTGGCACCCCATTTTTGTAATGAATAATGTGAAGCACGCATCTCTACAAGCAGTGAATACCAATCAGTGGGTGCCCTCCAGCCTGGTAATGGAATCAGGGGATTATTTTGAGGAAAGAAGAACATTAAACCCATTCATGTTGAGGCCCCATTCTCAATGTCACATCaagaaaatggtataaaatcccACTCCCACCATGACCAGGGTAGATTTGTTCATCCATGTAaacttttctctctttctctgagGGGTCCAATCAAAACTCCACAACACACAAGCTTCATAAAcctgacagtagctccagggtgaCCATAGAATCAATTGAGAAATGGTCCAAACTTAGCTTAGAATGTTAATTCTGGGACTGAAGAAAAAGCATCctactgcattatgggtaaatacATGGAAATGTTGTACTTGTAAAAGGAGTCTTATGAATTGTAGACCTAGCAGAGACCCACAGACAAAGTATATTCATAAAGTAAAGACAAAACAATGGTGCCCTCAAGGAATTTCTCTTAATAAGAACTTTAATGTTCCAACTTCCTTTGTGTTTACTATTCCTTATCTAGTAACAATATGAAATGTCTCATTCTGTATTCAGCTATAAGATTAGTTATATTATAATGGAGATACttctaaaatgttttgaaaacatAGAATGAtatactgtaagggggttatcaaaggtcgaatttcaaagttatttaactctaataaatttgaatgtactcacaactcgaattggaggttatttaggaaaaaaacaattgtctAACAATTAATCGAATAGGAACAAcccaatcgaatttgattctagttttccaccaataaaaaaatcgaatgtcaggaaggcaattaacatcttcaaatggttaaacagacttctgccattgacttgtacatgaatttggcaggttttaggtggcataatattgaattagaactgttttcatggttaaggtgtgataaatctcacatttgaattcgaattcgagtTGATGGTTTTAActtcgaaattgtgagttttaaccaaaaaaaaaataaaaaagtttaatttaccatttaaaccttactaaatctgcccttaagagtTGCAactttgttaatttaaaaaaaacagagaattaCGAAATTGTCCATTACAGATTGCTCACCCTGTATCTGGATATGTGTCACattgctcctcttcctcacactgcCGGTTAGAGTTTGTACATCacaggtataattcccagaatcctccagctgagctgaggggactccatattggttggataaactgaatccctgcacattgtgcccatttctgtagaaagcaAAACGCAGCTCCGTATTTGCTCTGCGtgggctgagctttgtgtcacatgttatggtcatgtgatctccttcTATATCCTGATCTGGCCTCACTTCTATTTGTGGGAGACTGAAAAGCTCTGtaacaagaaaaaggaaatattgctCCCATATTGGCACAAATAGTTTGCTTATATAATAATTGCTCAGTGGGTGCAGCACTGCTGGTATTATTCTGGGAACAGGAATATAAGAAGTTGTAGTTGTAGACAATATGAAATGGTGATGGGCACCAGCAATGCACTAGACTGAAAATCAGAGGCCCAAATCTGTAAGTATGAATACTATATACAGAGAATGTcacaatttaatgtttacatgcagcaaatatatattttgttaaagggatactgtcatgggaaaacatgtttttttaaaacacatcagttaatagtgctactccagcagaattctgcactgaaatccatttctcaaaagagcaaacagatttttttatattcaattttgaaatctgacatggggctagacatattgtcaatttcccagctgcccctggtcatgtgacttgtgcctgcactttaggagagaaatgctttctggcaggctgctgtttttccttctcaatgtaactgaatgtgtctcagtgggacatgggtttttactattgagtgatgttcttagatctaccaggcagctgttatcttgtgttagggagctgctatctggttaccttcccattgttcttttgtttggctgctgggggggaaaagggagggggtgatatcactccaacttgcagtacagcagtaaagagtgattgaagtttatcagagcacaagtcacatgaccaggggcagctgggaaattgacaatatgtctagccccatgtcagatttcaaaattgaatataaaaaaatctgtttgctcttttgagaaatggattttagcgcaaaattctgctggagcagctctactaactgatttattttgaaaaaaaatgttttttcccatgacagtatccctttaaatattagtatattagtaatAAGTAAATTCTAGTTACATAATGTGCAGAACACtaggacttaaaggaacagttcagtgtaaaaataaaaactgggtaaatagactgtgcaaaataaaaaatgtatctaatatagttagttagccaaaaatgtaatgtataaaggctggagtgagtggatgtgtaacataatagccagaacactacttcctgcttttaactatgagttagtcagtgactataaggggggccacatgggacataattgttcagtaagtttgaaattgatcctcagcattcagttttttttacactgaactgttcctttaaagctaaaaTACAGCAAAATACAATATAGCATAGTGATACATTAGGGTTTTTGTTGATGGTTGATTTCcttttgcttaggaaagatttgagaaaggtttctaattttattcctaagcagaagaacatcagcctctttctttctcctgacaacttccttgactacttgctggtcagactggtgggaaactgaccagcaggtggcgctgttggaacaaaattcattcatattaacagcacatgtatcccttaatatcttggaattaaaagaaaataatgaatgtaaattaccaAACTGCATAAATCTCTCATCaaaaggtttacttttcctttaagcttttgttCCTCTTTAAACAAAATGGGTTTCCTAAACGTCTGGAAATAATTcttctcctatcagcagaataAATGGGATTGTGTTGTACATTCAGTCCCTCACTCATGTCCAGTTGCACTCAGTGCCCCATTCTGTTCCATTGGATCTTACCTGACACTGAGATGGTATAATGGTCTGTGTAAGTATTAAAAGTTGCAGAATTAAGATAacgtatttttttttcacacttgtATGTGCCAGATGCAGTAACATCCACTCTTCCTATGTGTAACACAGACTCACTGACTGGAGACTCAATGATCTTATAGTCCTTGTAAAATACTGGATCCTTTGCTCTATATCCAGGCCAACTGTGACACCTGAGAGACAGGGAGTCCCCTTCATATAAATCCCCTTTATGAACAGCAAGAGGCACCTGCAGGATGAGCATATCTGAAACCAAAGAAACAACACTGAATAAGGTAAAGGGCATGTTAAACAAAATTTCACCTTAATAGTAAATTTTATTAAGAAGTAGACGGTGATTTTCTGAGACTATTTGtgctttgtgttaacttttttcAAGTCACAAAGaaaattaacacttttttttttttacaaatgactgCACAATACTGAAAGTTTATTTCAAGGTAAACAGGTCTTTAAAAGCTTCTCTGCTGTAATTAAGTGTATTGGCAAGGTGGGTCCTgtacaaatgggatattatttaGGGTCCCTTGTGAcccatagggatgtagcgaactgccgttttggtgttcgcgaacggcgttcgcgaacaccggcaaaaaatgcgaacggttctcgaacagttcgcgaacttcgaacacccgctaaatcgttcgattcgaacgttcgaaggatttttcgttcgattcgaacgtttgaaggattttcatcgttcgatcgaaggattttcattcgaatcgaacggtcgagggattttaatcgttcgaacgaatggaaatcggtcgaacgaatggaaatcgttcgattttagcggtcgaatggtcgcgaactcaaattgcgaacgttcccaaacgttcgcgaacattaggcggacgcgaacggtcgaagttcgcgcgaacaagttcgcaggcgaactgttcgctacatccctagtgacccATTGGCCCACATAAAATTCTCCTTTTACAGGGTCTCTGAAGAGAAGGTTCCCAGTACAACTTTACCCAATATGTTCCCCTTATTGATAAGATTAGTTACAGGGAAGGGACTGAGGGAGTCTGTAGAAATAGTTCAGATCTGATTAACTCACCAGCACTAACTTCCAGTCCAACATACTCGCTTCTCTCACTGTCATCGGCCTCACACTCATAATCCCCACTGTGAATCACCCCTGCAAGACTCTGCTGATCCCCAGGTATCTGGTGTCCTTCCCTGTACCAGGAATATCTCAGGTTCCCTTGGGCAGTAGGAGTCACATTACAGGTCAGAGTTACAGACTCTCCTGAGAATATTGGGTTCCAGTTTGGGGAGAAGGAAATCACAGGTCTCACAGCAGCTCCTACAGACAAACATATCGATGAATTTATTTCTGTAGACTGTTATAATTACCACCTTGATCACAAAATactttttaagtatttaaataactGTGTTTATATTTTACTTACACTTAGTTGATTAGCCGTCTGGGCACTGTCTGTGTTGTATGTATGGGGAGCATTTGCTATTTCCTCAAACAGAAGTACAAGAACGTGGCTGTTAGTGCTCATGCACAGAGCTCTTGTGCCCAGGGGAATGGCTGCACATTGCACCAGATATAAAACATGGAGGGAGGTATAGAGAGCAACTTTAGCAAGTACAGGCCAGTCCCATTGAAGTCTCCCCCTGCTGCCTAACTTGTGTGGAGGAGTGGGTGAAGAAGGGGAGGGAAGGTGGGGAGGgtgaaggagaggggaggagggtggggagtgaaggagaggggagaagggagggaaaGAGGTGAGGGTGAAGGAGAGGTGAGGgtgaaggagaggggaggagggagaggtgtgaagaagaggagaggagggagggaggggagggagggatgaAGGAGAAAAGAGGAGGGAGGGAAGTGAAGGAGAGGGGATGGGGAAGGAGAGGGGAGGGGAGGTGGGAGGGAATTGAAGGAGTGGGGAGGGCGAAGGAGAGAGGAGGAGTGAGGGGAGTGAAGgagaggggagaagggagggaaaGAGGTGAGGGTgaaggggaggggaggggagggtgaAGGAGAGAGGAGGAGTGAGGGGAGTGAAGGAGAGGGGAGAAGGACGGGAAAGAGGTGAGGTGAAGGAGAGGGGTGGAGGGAGAAGAGTGAAGAAGAGGACAGGAGGGATGGAGGGGAGGATGAAGAAGATGAGAGGAAGGAGTGGAGTGAAGGAGAGGGGAGGTGGGAGGGAAGTGAATGAATGGGAAAGGTGAAGGAGAGAGGAAGAGTGAGGGGAGTCAAGGAGAAGGGAGGGAAACAGGTGAAGGAGAGAGGAGAGTGAAGGGAGTGAAGAAGAGGGGAGGATAGAGGGAAAGAGGTGAGGGTGAAGGAGAGGGGAGAAGGGAAAGGAGAGGAGAGAGGGGAGGGAATGATGTGGGgtgaaggagaggggaggagggaggggagtgaaggaaaggggaggagggaggggagtgaagGAAAGGGGATGGGGAAGGAGAGGGGAGGCGGGAGGGAAGTGAAGGAGAGGGGAGGTGGGAGGGAAGTGAAGGAGTGGCGAGGGTAAAGGAGAGAGAAGGAGTGAGGGGAgtgaaggagaggggaggagggaaagagGTGAGTgtgaaggagaggggaggagTGAAGGagaggagggaaggagggggtgAAGAAGAGGAGGGATGGGAGTGAAAAAGAGGGGAAGAtgaaggagaggggaggagggaggggagtgaagGAAAGGGGATGGGGAAGGAGAGGGGAGGCGGGAGGGAAGTGAAGGAGTGGGAGGGTGAAGGAGAGAGGAGGAGTGATGGAGTGAAGGGGAGGATGAAGGGAAAGAGGTGAGGGTGAAGgagagggggggaggagggagggaggggagggtgaaggagaggggaggagggagaggagtgaaggagaggagaggagggaagggagagctagAGATGGCAGCAAAAAcggagtaggggtaggcagaggacaCTTTTATAGGTACCTGCCAAGTGCCCCCTtatctttgcaccctaggcaggtgcctcttctgcctacccctagttctggccctgctctcTTCCCAGACTTAAATGACCCTGCATATGTTCCTGTGTGTGGGTTTCTTAAAGTTGTTCTAGTTTACTCTAATGAAAGTGACTCTAGGGCGCATTCTAAGATCCACTCGTGGGAATGATTACAGCATGCTAGGTAAAGTTATGCATCATATACtgatgctgtataaataaaataatactattaatagcgatgagctaattttttgctgtttaaatgacgcccatagactccaatgggtgaaaaaaaattgtcgcccatcgcccatcactaactattaaAGAAAACATGCTAAAAAATCAGCTTCATCTTTTCATATTCTGTTGGCAGGTTACAAAATACTAATGATCCAGTAACAATCCTTACCTGCAGTGTCCATGCCAATAACTGGAAATAGAAACAGAGAGAATATTTAAAGGTTTGATGCACTTCAAACTGCagctaaatacaaacaatttatTACAGAAGTCTGTCCATATCCCAGTCCAAGGATAATTCAGACTACATGGAaacaatatacataaataatttgtatagtgcttcaagctccaaattgtaaattttttgagggtttaacttacccaatgcattgggggatccaggtgctcacACCTTAAGTCTTCAGCTCAGAAAGGCACTGTgacagaatatcaaatgaaaaaggttaaCACAAACCggatcactctccacgatgtagttaaaaactgtatttatttagaacaacaacatcccaaatgccttacgcgtttcatgccttttGGGCACTTTAGGCCTATGATAAAGTgcccaaaaggcacgaaacgcataaggcatttgggatgttgttgttctaaataaatacattttttaactacatcgtggagagtgatccagtttgtgccaacctttttcatttgatatacaTGGAAACAATCCTTATACATGTTTGCCCTATTCTGTTTACACCATAAAGCTCCATAGAATTCCAGTATTATTGCAGCTGTCGGAGAGTTGCAGCTACTGCTATTGGCCCCATGTGTCACAATAAACACAAGTGAGTGAGTGTCCTGTTTATGTTGGTGAGGTGTAt
This Xenopus laevis strain J_2021 chromosome 8S, Xenopus_laevis_v10.1, whole genome shotgun sequence DNA region includes the following protein-coding sequences:
- the LOC121397652 gene encoding Fc receptor-like protein 5, with product MDTAGAAVRPVISFSPNWNPIFSGESVTLTCNVTPTAQGNLRYSWYREGHQIPGDQQSLAGVIHSGDYECEADDSERSEYVGLEVSADMLILQVPLAVHKGDLYEGDSLSLRCHSWPGYRAKDPVFYKDYKIIESPVKLFSLPQIEVRPDQDIEGDHMTITCDTKLSPRRANTELRFAFYRNGHNVQGFSLSNQYGVPSAQLEDSGNYTCDVQTLTGSVRKRSNVTHIQIQELFSWPQIKQSEYPVNRGENMTITCDTDLSPHRETTELQFAFYRNGHNVQGFSSSNQYGVPSAQLEDSGNYTCEVQTPTGSVRKRSNMFTIQKEGSLQNTVRLALSAVIFIIILLIVFYHIKTMEVTYSQETKKNEREIRNEGECTMKMLLIKSLKIEPGIFL